The stretch of DNA CATCAGCGCCATGGGGGTACTGGAGCCCCTGGACGACGTCCTCCAGGCCCTGGGCGGCCAGGGCGCCTACCTGCCCGCCGTCTGGAACACCACCCGGTTGGCAGGAAGCCCAAGGGCCACGGCCCTGCCCTGGTTCTCCGAACTCAGGGCCTTCTACTACCGGACGGACGCCCTCAGGGCGGCTGGGATAAACCCCTCCCAGATGTTCGCCGACTGGCAGAGCTTTGAGGCGGGGCTCGCCCGGCTCACCGCTTCCACCTTCACCGACCCCGAAACCAAGCAGCGCCTCGCTCCTTTCTGCACTCCAGGCAAAAACTCCTGGGACGTGCTCCACAACGCCGCCCCCTGGATCTGGGGCGCGGGGGGCGAGGTGGTGCGCCAGGTGCAGGGGAGGTGGCAGAGCGCCCTCAACACCCCCGAAAGCCTCCAGGGCCTCTTCTTCTTCCTATCCCTGGCCCAGAAAGGCTATGTCCCTGCCGAAAGCCTGGAGAAAAACACGGCCCAGATTGAGGCCGACTTCCAGGCGGGCAAATGCGCCGTTTTCGCCAGCGGCCCCTGGATGATCCAGCGGGCCCAGGTGCCCGAGGCCCAAGGGGGGTTCGCCGAGCGGGTAGCCGCCAGGAACCTGGGGGTAGCCCCCTATCCCATAGGCCCCAGGGGGCGGTACACCTTCTTCGGCGGCTCCAACCTGGCCCTCTTCAGCTTCTCCAAGAACAAGGAGCTGGCCAAGGAGCTCCTGAAGTACCTGGGCAGCCCGGAGGCCCAGGTGACCTACGCCCGCATGAGCGGCTTGCTCCCCGCCCTGCGGACCGCCTGGAACGCCCCCGAGATCCACGGGAATCCCCTCATGCGGGTCTTCGTCCAGGCGGCCCAGTTTGGGCGCACCTATCCCAGCCTGGCGGGCTGGGGCGGGGTGGAGAACCTGGCGGTGCAACACCTGGGCATGGCCTGGGACCTGGTGGCGCAGAAGCGCCTTACCCAGGA from Thermus brockianus encodes:
- a CDS encoding sugar ABC transporter substrate-binding protein, whose amino-acid sequence is MWKKALSTLLFALSLGLAQRTLEVWIMPNSAQPAEDFKALVAPFERANNVQVKVTVLDWGVAWTRITAAATSGVGPDITQLGTTWVGAISAMGVLEPLDDVLQALGGQGAYLPAVWNTTRLAGSPRATALPWFSELRAFYYRTDALRAAGINPSQMFADWQSFEAGLARLTASTFTDPETKQRLAPFCTPGKNSWDVLHNAAPWIWGAGGEVVRQVQGRWQSALNTPESLQGLFFFLSLAQKGYVPAESLEKNTAQIEADFQAGKCAVFASGPWMIQRAQVPEAQGGFAERVAARNLGVAPYPIGPRGRYTFFGGSNLALFSFSKNKELAKELLKYLGSPEAQVTYARMSGLLPALRTAWNAPEIHGNPLMRVFVQAAQFGRTYPSLAGWGGVENLAVQHLGMAWDLVAQKRLTQEALKDLMDKASAAINSALR